The genomic interval CGCGGGCAGGTCAAGCTCTTCTGCGGCGCCATGGCGCGCCCATTGCCGCAGCCGTTTCAGGGCCACCTTGATATTGCGGGTGCCCAGTTCGACATTATCGTCAAAGTCGCGGAATTCGCGCTTGTCCCAGACCTTGACCGCGCGACGGTGGCGGCTTTCATGCTGGCCGATCCGCACGCCTTCGGGGTTATAGCCATAGGCGCCGAAGGGGCTGGTTCCCGCCGTGCCGATCCATTTATTGCCGCCCTGATGGCGGCCCTGCTGCTCGGCCAGCCTTTCGCGCAGCTTCTCCATCAGCGCTTCAAAGCTGCCGCTGCCCTGGATCTGGGCCTTTTCCTCATCGGTCAGCAGCTTTTCGGCCAGCTTTTCCAGCCATTCCTGCGGGATGGCCTGTTCGGTGACCAAAGCCTCGGTCGGGATCTGTTCCACCCCGGCAAAGGTCTCGGCAAAGGCGCGGTCGAAGCGGTCGATATGGCGTTCGTCCTTGACCAGGACCAGCCGCGCGAAATGGTAGAACCCATCGGCGGACCAATCGGCCACGCCCGCCTGCAGGCCGCCCATCAGATCCAGCCATTCCCGCAGCGAGATCGGCACCCCGTGCCGACGC from Paracoccus fistulariae carries:
- a CDS encoding vWA domain-containing protein, which encodes MFLPFLDSLRRHGVPISLREWLDLMGGLQAGVADWSADGFYHFARLVLVKDERHIDRFDRAFAETFAGVEQIPTEALVTEQAIPQEWLEKLAEKLLTDEEKAQIQGSGSFEALMEKLRERLAEQQGRHQGGNKWIGTAGTSPFGAYGYNPEGVRIGQHESRHRRAVKVWDKREFRDFDDNVELGTRNIKVALKRLRQWARHGAAEELDLPATIRATADHGYIDVQTRPERRNAVKVLLFLDVGGSMDDHIRIVDELFSAARAEFKHMEHFYFHNCLYEGVWTDNHRRWTEQTATWDIMHRFGRDYKCIFVGDASMSPYEIAMPGGANEHWNPESGEVWLRRACETWPDHIWLNPVPQTHWRYTQSIGMIGQIFENRMMPMTLEGLTQAMRVLG